A window of Castanea sativa cultivar Marrone di Chiusa Pesio chromosome 8, ASM4071231v1 genomic DNA:
ttccacccacttagtaaagtagTCTATATCAACTATTAGGAATGTCAACTACCTAACTATTATTGGGAAcggtcccatgatatccaacccccattgaGTGAAAGGCCATAGAGCTATCATTAGGGTGAGCTCTTCTATTAGTTGCCTGATGAGGTTGCCAAACCTCTGACACTTATCACAAGCTTTGGCGTACAcatgggcatccttttgcatggTGGGCCAATAGTATCCTACCCTAATCAGTTTATGCACTAAAGATCGCAATCTTGAATGGTTCCTGCATACTCCTTGGTGGATTTCTTTCATGACATAATCTGCTTCCTCAGAGTTAAGACATAGCAGGTACGGACGAGAGAAGCCCTTTTTGTACAAGATACCTTTTATTAGCACGAACCGCACTGCCTGTACCTTCAGCTTCCTAGCTGCCTTCTTACTGTCTGGTAGCATACCATCCTTTAAGTAGGAGGTTATTGGCGTGGTCTAGTTGTTTTCAGAACCTACCTCCTGCACATTGACGCCATTTATTAATGGTGAATTTTGAATAAAGGACAGTACCTGGCTAGGGATACGCATGTATTCTGCTGATGCAGCTTTGACGAGGCGGTCGGCTTGCTCGTTCtcttcccttgggatttgaacgaACTTTGCTTGGAGGTTGTTCACTCGATACTTCACTTGCTCCAGGTACTTCTTCATCTGTTCGCCCTTGCATTCATAGTCGCAGGTTACTTGACTTGTGACTACCTGAGAGTCACAATACATGACCACATTTGTAGCTTTTGCCACTCTGGCTAGGTCTAGCCCTGCTATTAGGGCTTCGTATTCCGCCTCGTTATTGGTCGTAGGGAAGTCAAGTCGGATCATGCATTTAATCTTGTCACCTTTTGGAGAATGAAGTACTATGCCAGCTTCCCTTCCCTGTttgttggatgatccgtccgTGTAGATACTCCATTGTGGCTGTGCTCCTGCACCTTGGTCCTTTGTGTTGGTGAATTTCGCGATGAAGTCAGTGATGACTTACCCTTTTATGGCCGTTCGTGGGCGATACTGTATGTCGAATTTCCTTAACTCAATCGCCCATAGCGCCATTCGTCCAGGTTCTTCAGGGTTGCTCATTGCTCTCCGTAGGGGTTTATTTGTCAAGACGACCACAGTGTGGGCTTGGAAGTATGGTTTGAGCTTATGAGCTGTAGTTACCAACGCGAAGGCAAGCATTTCCACCGGGGGGTCCCTCTCTTTTGCACCTCGAAGCACCGGGTTAGTGTATTATACAGGCTTCTGTACCCTGTCTTCTTCCCTGACTATGGCTGCACTAACAGCTGCCGAGGAGACGGCCAGATAgaggaacaattcctcccctGGTTTGGAGGGACTTAGTAGCGGTGGGAAGGAGAGGTATGCTTTCAAGTCTTCGAACGCTTGCTGACATTCAGCCGTCCATTCAAACGACTTCTTCAACATGCAAAAGAAAGGCAGACACTTGTTTATTGCTCTTCAGACGAACCTATTTAGTGCGGCTACCTTGCCGTTGGGGCCTTGCACTTCCTTGATGTTCGTTGGTTGCGTTATCTCCATTATTGCATGTATCTTGTCTGGGTTCACCTCAAtgcctctttgggataccataaaccctaggaactttccagcCGTCACCCTAAATGCACATTTATTCGGATTTAGTTTCATGTTGTATGAACGAAGGGTATCAAAGATTTCCTTAAGGTCGTCTTCCTGTAGGCTCTTCACTAACATTTGTCAATGTAGACGTGAACGTTCCTCCCAATCTGatgtgcaaacatcttgttcattaacCTTTGATACGTGGCACCTGCGTTCTTGAGTCCGAATGACATTATTTTATAGCAGAAGAGACCTTGGCTAGTAACGAaagaagtcttctcctgatTGACTTTGTCCAGcttgatctggttgtaaccagagaatgcgtccatgaagctcaataGCTGGTGTCTTGCTATCGAATCCACCAAGATGTCAATTCTTGGAAgagggtagctatccttggggcatgccTTATTTAGGTCCATGAAATCTACGCACATACTTCACTTCTCGTTGGCctttttgaccatcaccacATTGGCCAGCCAGTCGGGGTAGTATACTTCTCATATAAACTCTGCTTCCTGCAACTTGCGAACCTTTTTTGCTATGGCCTTGTCCCGTTCTTGCGTAAATACCCGCTTCTTCTAACGGATGGGAGAAAAAGAGGGCGATACGTTCAGCTTATGGACTATGATCGAAGGATTGATATtgggcatgtcttcgtggctccaagTAAAGATGTCCTAGTTCTCCCTTAGAAATGATATGAGTGCCCAATGGACTGGCAAGCTAGCAAGAGTACCTATTCATGTTATTCGCTTGGGCTTAAAGTCATCAAGGAGTACCTCTTCCAACCCTTCAACTAGTTCTGCCACTGTCCACTGTTCTTCTATCGCATGGTTTGTAAATGGTCGTCCATCTCCAGCATGGCAATGTAGCATTTGCGTGCTGCTACTTGATCTCCTCGTACCTCTCCCACTTCGTATTTGGTGGGGAACTTGATCATTAGGTGGTAAGTGGAGGTTACGACCTTCCACAAATTAAGGGTAGGACAGCCCAGTATAGTGTTGTATGTGGATGAACAGTCTACAACCAGGAATGTGGCATCCTTAGTGATTTGGTGAGGGTAGTCACCGACTGTTACCAGCAAAGTGATCGCACCGAGTGGGTACACTCTTGTTCCTCTGAATCCAATAAGTGGTGCGTTAGTTAGAATCAGCTGTTCTCTCCCAatcctcatttgttggaaggctGGGTAGTAGAGTATATTAGTAGAGCTCCTGTTGTCCACCAGGACCTTGTGAGTGTTGTAGTCCCTAGTTCGTATGCTCACTACAAGTGCATCGTCGTGTGGGTGGTGGAGACGTCGGGCATCATCCTCTATGAACCAGATTACAGGGTTATTGATGTGCGCCATCTTCAGGACCAAACCCATCAGCTGGACGTTTTGAACCATCCTGAGATAGGTCTTGCGCACCTTCTTGGTCGAACTGGAAGTTGTGGTacctcctacaatcatccttatttCTCTTATGTGTGGTTTGAGACGCTCATTTTCCCTCTAGGCGCCTTGCTTTTGAGGTTGGTCCGTCCTTTCTTTGCAGACGAACCTCTGTAATTTTCCTTATCtgattagggtttttatttgttgcttcaagtcatagcaGTTGGAcgtatcgtggccatgatctTGGTGGAAATGGTAGTACTTGTCTTTGGACCTTTTGTTGGGGTCACCTTTTAGTTTGCCAGGAAATGTCAAGGATCCTTCTTCTTGATTTGCATCAGGGCCTGATCGATTAGGGCATTCAGTGGGGTGAAACTCGCGAACCTTCTAGTGGGGGGTTTGGAGTGCCTATCCTCTCATCCATCACCCGTCCTTGTGGCCTTCCGTCCTTTATCTTGTCGTGTTTCTtcttgtctttctctctttttgggcTTTTCTTCTCAAGCAAGCAACGCATCttctgcgttcatgtacttagtAGCCCTGTAAAGTACATCCGACATGGTTTTCTGGTCGTTTTTCTATAGGGAAAACAAGAACTTCCCCTTCTGTAACCCATTGGTGAACTCAACCACGAGTATCTTGTTGTCAGCTTCATCAATCAAGAGGGCCTCATTGTTGAAGAAGGTAATGTAAGACCTCAATGTCTCATCCTCCCATAGCTTGATAATCATCAGGCATGCAGTGGACTTCTTATACCTGTTCCCCCTGATAAAGTTCGAGGTAAACTGGGCACTCAACTCTTTGAAGGTACTGATTGAGTTTGGCGTCAACTTGTTGAACCATACTCTTGCGGGACCTCTCAATGTAGTAGGAAAGGCTTGGCACATGAGGGTCTTGAATGACTCCAGGTGGTCTAAAGGATCCCTTGACCCATCATAGGCTTCTACTTGTGTCATACAAAACTTTAGCGAGAAAGGGAATGAAGTGACGGGTGTAGTGAAGGGTGAATCCGTCTGATGTACCAGTTCATCGAGATTGATTGATACCCTTCCTATGAGGGCATTCATCATCAGATCCATTtgttccttcatcatctgcatctctaCGACCAAGTACGGCGGGGTGATATCTGTGGCAATTGGTCTTCTTAAGGCATTGCTGCCTTCTGACCCTTCTTTATTCTGCCTACCGTTGGTGTGCTGAAGGCTGTCTCCCTCTGACTCCCTTTCTTGATTTCGGAGCTTGATGTCTTTTTGGCGCAGTTGCTTTTCTAGgtcatggttttgcttggtgAGGTGTTCAACAGCCGTGGCAAGAGTCTGAACCTATCTCTCAAGGGTGGTGGTACGTGGTTCGTCTCCTTGGTTATTGTTGGTGGTCGCCATTGAGTGAGTAAGcgccatgcaactttttgtccgGGAAGCAGTAATATGGCTTAGGACCTTCCCACAAATGGCGCTAGTTGATGATGCCGAAATATTCAGTAAGTCACATGATCTTTGCATGCTTTAGACAAAACTAGcacaataaaaatgaagaagaagaccttACAAAGAATACTGGTGTGGTactggccaaataccctccgaaggttaagttagagaacttttacaactctagagtgctagagttgggggaaattatgcgtaccttgactTCTGAAGGTTTTGGgcttttatagtagtgtagaaccAATTTTGTTTCTTGGCAAAGAGGAAtttttccttgtagggaagatcctcatAGATGTACATATTTTACGAGATTCTTTCCATATAGAGATTCTATTGACTAGGGTTAATCGTGAAGCACAAGACATTCCCATTTGAAGTTTCTTGAGAACGAATTAAACCACATGGGTGCCATGTGGCTCTTCCACCATCCACTTTGTATCCGTCTGCTCTCTCATCTGTTCATCATGGTGAGTCCGTCCACCTTCAACTTGTGGCATACGGAACTTCAGCGGGAGGGGGAATGAAGTGACGGGTGTAGTGAAGGGTGAATCCGTCCGATGTACCAATTCATCGAGATGCTTGATACTTgtcctctgagggcgttcatcatcagaTCCATTtgttccttcatcatctgcatctctgTGACCAGGTGTGGTAGGGCGATATTTGTGGCAGTCGGTTTGCTCATGGCGTTGCTACCTTCTGGCCCTTCTCTATTCTGCCTACCGTTGGTGTGCTGAAGGCTGTCTCCCTCTTGCTCCTCTTCTTGATTTTGAGGCTCGACGTCTGGCGTAATTGCTCTTCTAGGTCATGATTTTGCTTGGTGAGGCATTCAAAAGCCGCGGCAAGATTCTGAACTTGTCTCTTAAGGGCAGTGGTACGTGGTTTGTCTCTTTGGTTATTGTTGGTGGTCGCCATCGAGCGAGTAAAcaccatgcaactttttttttttttgggaagcgGCAATATGGCTTACAACCTTCCCACAGACGGCTGTGGACACGCCCACGAGACGCTTCTCGGGAAAGgtttttcaagaaaaagaaaggtttgatttttggagtattttttaCTACTAAGAAAATCATAAGTCTAAAAAAAAGGTTgaggagtcgccacttattttattatttttttttttgcaagggaaaacaaaataagaaataaaaaccctttcttttttatttgattgactCAATGGATAAGGAAAACGGTCTACGTCCACCAAGGACAAGTTCGGAGGTCAAATTACGCCGTGGGAAGGTATGAAGCACCCACGCACGCTCGATATGTCTACCGGCCTTTACTAAATAAGTAAGGACTATTTGATGTTCAATGGACACAATATTATTAACCAAATTCATTACACCAAATCAAGCAAGTAGTTGATTTTATGGCATGGTGGCCTAGAGCTAGATCATAACACAAGATAAcgataaataaaaagaagcggcaagttaataacaaaacaaaatgacaaCCAAGAAATTAACAAGCATGTTAAGAAATTGACATAacaactactaaaaaaaaaaaacatatataagcTTAAACTCATTCAAGATATGATGTGAGTAATATGAGAACATTTCATTTGAAGGGACTAGAAAGATTAtaatctttttaaagaaaagagtgGGGGCTTAATCAGATTGGCTTGTGACTTGGCTTTGATTTGAAGtaaaaacaaagttttattCTTACTTTTGCTTGTGAAAACCGAAACCATggatttggtaaaaaaaatgcatatttttgttttttgtttgtgggaTCCAGAACATGGACTTGCTTTtgatttgaagtaaaaaaaaagtatattttttatattttgtttgtagAGACCGAAATAGTGGGAGTTGTTGGGAAGATCATGGGTCTAGGCAACTAGGGGAGATTAGCtatggtgagaaaaaaaaaagaaaaagaaaagaacctaTGTCCTCATCACAAGCCATCAATGCACGGTCCATTTTCTAATAAATCACATGCTTTAAGCCCACTCTTTCagtttagctttctttttattacGTCCCAGCTCTACTCTTTGTTCAAGGCAGCCAAGATTCAAGTTTTAACTTTCAGACTGAAGAGGAAAAAACCAGCAAAGCAACCAAGCTTCAAACGGCTAAAACACACAAGAATGAAAGAGTGGGAAGGATGAATACATACCCAGCACCCTCAAATGAGTTTGATGGTGACTCCACTGAGACGAATAGCAACGGCAGCGGCAACGGCATTCTCTGACAGATGGTCCTCCCACCACGCGACGCTCCACCGGCAACGGTTGAGGGAGAGGCACTGAAAAAGCCATATACAGTGTGGGATTTGTCCCCCCTCAGGACCGGATTTTCCCTCAAGaaatctcaatctctcaatttttttttgttttttgaaagctttttatttatttatttatttttttatgaagattAGAATCAAAGAGGTGTgatgaaaatgagtttttgaAATGAGAAAAAACAATGGGTCTATCCTCTTTCTAGGATCCAGTGGAAAACCAAGGAAAAATGGTCTCCttgttttcttccttttttctttttttttttcactctctgTTGCTCCCCTTTTTTCCTTCTccgttttttcaaaatttcaaaatccccGCCTGCCCTCCCTGGAACAGTGGTATGACAGCCAGGACCAAAAATCCCCCAGAGGAGGGTATGTCGGACTGGCTTAATGTGGGAGGTGTCTGTCCTGTGTACCCTCTCACCATTCTGTtgtgttttttgtcttttctttccCCACTAAAGCTGGGTTTAtaccaatatattttgaaataaaatgcaattttttttaagttaaattaaCAGAGAGGGAGATTAAGGgacaaaacttgatttttttttatataactttcaaaaattaaggattttgtgaaaaatggaaaaaaagagaggcatgcatggattaaaataaaaaatggttggttcaaatgcatttaaaataaaaaaattgacatttaaaactaagaataaataaatataggagttaaaaaaagtaaaaaataaaataaagatgtgCCAAGTAAGAGAGAGATTAAGGAGTTATACATATCATTTAATCAGTTCATCATTGGGGGGACGCATGCGCAAAAGATATGCATTATAATTGAGGAATGAAATAGGGTGTCTACAATGGCACTAGCTGATAATACCGAAATCGTCAGTAAGTCACACGATCTTTACACGCTCTAGACAAAACCTGCACAACAAAAACGAAGAAGGAGACCTTACAGAGAGTATTGGTGTGGTACCAGCCAAATACGCTCcaaaggttaagttagagaactttcacaactctagagtgccagaccTGGGAAgaaattatgcgtaccttgactGCTGAgggttttgggcttttatagtagtgtagaaccaacttttgttttttggcgAAGAGGAAtttttccttgtagggaagatcctcatAGATGTACATATTTTACGGGATTCTTTCCATATAGAGATTATGTTGACTATGGTTAATCGTGAAACACAAGACATTTCCATTTGAAGTTTCTTGAGGACGAATTAAACCACGTGGGTGCCATGTGGCTCTGCCATCGTCCACTTTGTATCCATCTGCTCTCTCATCTGTTCGTCATGGAGTGTCTGTCCACCTTCAACATGTTTCATTGTGTTGCTTCCTTCCCTTTGATCGTCCATAACCTAGTGTAGTTGCTCATGGCAGGTTCTGTAAAATGAGAccatctactttaattttgtCCTCTTCATATGTATTTTGTTCAACCTATAACCGTGATTAGAACACGCAGCTACAAGCAacactatagccgcgtttttgtaaAATGTAGCTTTAAGTGTACCTATGGCTGCGTTTTCTAAACGCGGCTGTaggacttcttcttcttcttctttttttttttttttttttttttttttaaaaaaaaaaaaaaaattaggctgGATCTAAAAACGCAACTATAGAGCCgtcctatagccgcattttataaaacgcggctataggttcaTAATTTTAGCCGCATTTGCTAAAAAAAACCCCTATAGCTagctttttttgtagtgagagTTGCACCGTTTTTGTACCTtggatttttaataaaatcaaaggTTGAACAAATAACATTAAATGATTATTACTTTCCACCTTATTTTcctaattgataattttttttctctatcatCATTTATTACTTTCCATAGTCTTCATTGGGTGTTGTTTAACTGTGTCTCTTTCTTCCTAAAGTTGCTGGATATATATGAATCTGTGCAAAAAGTAAAGActaaaaaagttcaaaattttcttctctCAAAATCCTTGGGTGTCGGTGAGTAAgatttaaagatatataatttgTGATTTGACAAGTACACTAAGTGTGCCAGATCTGGCCCTAAACAATTCACAAAATGAGTAAGAGCCTTATAGTTTCAACACATTATAGCAAAAACACACGACAAAACTCAAATCTATTAAAGATAGGGTGGATATgagatcaaaaaataaaataaagaagggaGCAGGACGAGAAGATTGTTTATGTAAAGAAAGCATTAGATCTTGTGGAGTGCCAGTCAATG
This region includes:
- the LOC142606489 gene encoding uncharacterized protein LOC142606489; its protein translation is MIVGGTTTSSSTKKVRKTYLRMVQNVQLMGLVLKMAHINNPVIWFIEDDARRLHHPHDDALVVSIRTRDYNTHKVLVDNRSSTNILYYPAFQQMRIGREQLILTNAPLIGFRGTRVYPLGAITLLVTVGDYPHQITKDATFLVVDCSSTYNTILGCPTLNLWKVVTSTYHLMIKFPTKYEVGEVRGDQVAARKCYIAMLEMDDHLQTMR